In the Candidatus Babeliales bacterium genome, one interval contains:
- a CDS encoding Fic family protein — translation MQIKFNPFYTITPIIAQYLMRIEAVRENIAHLPLNVTVLASLRETARLYTTHYSTMIEGNRLDTAQIEAVIKHKGHFPGRERDEKEAKGYYAALQYVEQCVAKGSSLTESLIKKLHAFVMLDQQKNDNTLAYRGGQNVIRDGRTGAIVYLPPEAKDVPLLMSELVRWVNVHKEVPSPIVAGIAHYQFATIHPYYDGNGRTARLLTTFILHCGGYDLKGLYSLEEYYARNLSAYYAAISIGPSHNYYEGRADADITPWIEYFVGGMAFAFENVAKYMQRSAMAGEQSHEGLLRTLDPKKRRVLELFQSFATVTAAQIGQLFGFKPRTSAQLCKDWVEEGFLTVVDPSNKKRSYALSPKYEVLVAIKK, via the coding sequence ATGCAGATAAAATTTAATCCCTTCTATACCATCACGCCGATAATTGCCCAGTATTTGATGCGAATTGAGGCAGTCAGAGAGAATATTGCGCATCTTCCCTTGAATGTCACCGTATTGGCATCCCTGCGTGAAACAGCACGTTTATATACCACGCATTATTCAACTATGATTGAGGGAAATCGTCTTGATACGGCACAGATTGAGGCTGTAATCAAGCATAAAGGGCATTTTCCTGGACGAGAACGGGATGAAAAGGAAGCAAAAGGGTATTACGCTGCATTGCAGTATGTTGAACAATGTGTTGCAAAAGGCAGCTCTCTTACTGAAAGTCTTATTAAGAAATTACATGCCTTTGTTATGTTGGATCAACAGAAGAATGATAATACATTGGCATATCGAGGTGGGCAAAATGTTATTCGTGATGGACGCACTGGAGCAATAGTATATCTTCCTCCTGAAGCGAAAGATGTTCCCCTGTTAATGAGTGAATTAGTGCGTTGGGTTAATGTACATAAAGAAGTACCAAGTCCCATTGTTGCAGGTATAGCACATTATCAGTTTGCAACGATTCATCCCTATTATGACGGGAATGGAAGAACAGCTCGTTTGTTGACAACATTTATTTTGCATTGTGGTGGTTATGATCTAAAAGGTTTGTATTCGTTGGAAGAATATTATGCACGTAATTTGAGTGCTTATTATGCAGCAATTAGTATTGGTCCTTCTCATAATTATTATGAGGGTAGAGCAGATGCTGATATTACTCCGTGGATAGAATATTTTGTTGGTGGTATGGCATTTGCGTTTGAGAATGTGGCAAAATATATGCAGCGTTCAGCGATGGCAGGTGAGCAAAGTCACGAAGGTTTATTGCGTACGCTTGATCCAAAAAAACGTAGAGTTCTTGAGCTGTTTCAATCATTTGCAACAGTGACAGCAGCGCAGATTGGACAGTTATTTGGATTTAAGCCACGAACAAGTGCGCAATTGTGCAAAGATTGGGTTGAGGAAGGATTTTTAACAGTGGTTGATCCTTCCAACAAAAAACGGAGCTACGCTTTATCGCCAAAGTATGAAGTTTTAGTTGCGATAAAAAAATAA
- a CDS encoding cache domain-containing protein, which translates to MNRRTVGLLSVMLSLMVGFVWIDRQLYAAHKNNEKKNMLKSHKRIQDDGQENVIVDDVDEKDDEEEIAIDEFDIQQKQKEVRSLVERGVEFCARNPMTKICHAFTHTKEFIEGELYLFLLDTKGVVYAHGAREDLLWKNLWNYHDSFGALAIQSMIKAAQTGTHWLTYEWAGAAKVSFVQQVKIDDKDYVLGCGYYPHSKKYAAIGLVKGAVSLFNQDVAEGRSIDAAFSTMGYSLSERFIFGDLYLYALDFDGFIRAQGEEPGLIGLNALDRTDVKGKPINKEIIAKLKQKEEGEGIWIEYTSKGALKYTYAEKVKDKKGKYYFIACGYYPEIDRDKTVDLVRRGYQYMKASGVSVAAKDFTDKAVGTYRLGDLYLFVYDMKGKCIAHGGNPALVGANRFDEKDQDGVYYIREMIDQAKVGGGWVDSKLKNSFESTYVEKIDMGVDTYVIGAGMFPVAKPEMMTLLVKSAVGYLQTHSDEEAFEKFIARKGEFIRGDLAVFAFDLDGYCYAWGDDHELIWKNLLGWKDDEGKLFVKQMIEQVLQGAGHFVYKFNKKMRVAYIEQVEKGDKKYLLGSGFYK; encoded by the coding sequence ATGAATCGACGCACGGTGGGGTTATTATCTGTCATGTTATCTTTGATGGTTGGTTTTGTGTGGATTGATAGACAACTCTATGCTGCACACAAAAATAATGAAAAAAAAAATATGCTGAAATCGCACAAGCGAATACAAGATGATGGCCAGGAAAATGTTATTGTTGATGATGTTGACGAAAAAGATGATGAAGAAGAAATAGCTATTGATGAATTTGATATTCAACAAAAGCAAAAAGAAGTTCGTAGTTTGGTTGAGCGTGGCGTTGAGTTTTGTGCGCGTAATCCTATGACAAAAATTTGTCATGCATTTACTCATACAAAAGAATTTATAGAAGGCGAATTGTATCTTTTTTTATTGGATACAAAAGGTGTAGTGTATGCTCACGGTGCACGGGAAGATTTATTGTGGAAAAATCTTTGGAACTATCATGACAGCTTTGGTGCTTTGGCAATACAGTCAATGATCAAAGCAGCACAAACTGGCACACATTGGTTAACCTATGAATGGGCTGGAGCAGCAAAGGTTTCTTTTGTACAACAAGTTAAAATTGATGATAAAGATTATGTTCTTGGATGTGGGTACTATCCTCATTCTAAAAAATATGCAGCTATTGGCCTTGTAAAAGGTGCAGTGAGTTTATTTAATCAGGATGTTGCCGAAGGTCGTTCAATAGATGCGGCTTTTAGTACAATGGGATATTCATTAAGTGAACGTTTTATTTTTGGTGATCTTTATTTATACGCGCTTGATTTTGATGGATTTATTCGTGCTCAGGGTGAAGAACCGGGTCTTATTGGTTTGAATGCTCTTGATCGCACTGATGTAAAAGGAAAACCAATAAATAAAGAGATTATTGCAAAGCTTAAACAAAAAGAAGAAGGCGAAGGCATATGGATTGAATACACTTCAAAAGGGGCCTTAAAATATACCTATGCTGAAAAAGTAAAAGATAAAAAAGGAAAATATTACTTTATAGCATGCGGTTACTATCCTGAAATTGATCGTGATAAAACAGTTGACTTGGTTCGTCGCGGATATCAGTACATGAAAGCGAGTGGTGTTTCTGTTGCCGCAAAAGATTTTACAGATAAAGCTGTGGGTACCTATCGTTTGGGAGATCTTTATTTATTTGTGTACGATATGAAAGGTAAGTGTATAGCACACGGTGGTAACCCTGCACTTGTTGGAGCTAATCGGTTTGATGAAAAAGACCAAGATGGTGTGTATTACATTCGGGAAATGATTGATCAAGCAAAAGTTGGTGGCGGTTGGGTTGATTCTAAATTGAAAAATTCTTTTGAATCGACGTATGTAGAAAAAATTGATATGGGAGTTGATACATATGTGATTGGTGCAGGAATGTTTCCTGTTGCCAAACCAGAAATGATGACATTGTTGGTAAAAAGCGCGGTAGGGTATTTACAAACACATTCAGATGAAGAAGCGTTTGAAAAATTTATTGCAAGAAAAGGTGAATTCATTCGTGGTGATCTTGCTGTGTTTGCGTTTGATCTGGATGGGTATTGTTATGCGTGGGGCGATGACCATGAGTTGATTTGGAAAAATCTTCTTGGTTGGAAAGATGATGAAGGCAAATTATTTGTTAAGCAGATGATAGAACAAGTGTTGCAAGGTGCAGGTCATTTTGTGTATAAGTTTAACAAAAAAATGCGTGTTGCTTATATTGAGCAGGTTGAAAAGGGAGATAAAAAATATCTTCTTGGTTCTGGTTTTTATAAATAA
- a CDS encoding Bax inhibitor-1/YccA family protein, whose protein sequence is MFSNGYEFEQRVSSFMAGVYGWMSCGLAITAGVSYYVASVPAIFTYIYTHPGILIGLFVAQLAFVFALTLFLNRMTFITALVLFLLYATTLGITLSSIFYVYTEGSIISTFLTAACMFGVMSFYGYVTKADLTTVGNMSFMVLIGLVIGMLINMFLKSAQFDYILSGVGVVLFVLLTAYDTQRIKQLARSMLVDQELIGKVTLLGALTLYLDFINLFLFLLRFMGNRRQQ, encoded by the coding sequence ATGTTTTCAAATGGTTATGAATTTGAGCAGCGAGTTTCATCATTCATGGCTGGAGTCTATGGTTGGATGAGTTGTGGATTGGCAATTACTGCAGGTGTATCGTACTATGTTGCAAGTGTTCCTGCTATTTTCACATATATTTACACTCATCCAGGAATATTAATTGGCTTATTTGTTGCTCAATTAGCTTTTGTTTTTGCGCTAACACTTTTTCTTAATCGTATGACATTTATTACTGCATTAGTACTTTTTTTACTTTATGCAACTACTCTTGGAATAACGCTATCATCAATTTTCTACGTATATACAGAGGGTTCAATTATTTCCACTTTTTTAACCGCAGCATGTATGTTTGGTGTTATGTCATTCTATGGCTATGTAACAAAAGCAGATCTTACTACGGTTGGTAACATGAGTTTTATGGTGTTGATAGGGCTTGTTATTGGAATGCTGATTAATATGTTTTTAAAAAGTGCGCAATTTGATTACATTCTCTCTGGTGTTGGTGTTGTTCTGTTTGTTCTTTTGACGGCGTATGATACGCAAAGGATAAAACAACTGGCGCGTTCTATGCTTGTTGATCAGGAGCTCATCGGGAAAGTTACCTTATTAGGGGCATTAACATTGTATCTTGATTTTATTAATCTTTTTCTTTTTCTCTTACGCTTTATGGGTAATCGTCGCCAGCAGTAA
- a CDS encoding ABC transporter ATP-binding protein, giving the protein MQSQGALAFIRMVIKPFRIYIAGMMVIAVTWALILNVQAYIVKLVLNTAMGDGDQAFLHHKLAYLMGLYLFSEFVYLSIFRWYDWITIQLRPNIKKYIALNLMDRMMDHSHSFYQRQFAGSLSARVNDITIAIPDILRIVIDRLMACSLMLLFVLYNISQIHMKFTIALGLWIVLFLGISVILVFRNQHLAYDVADARAKVTGCIVDVLTNMASVRFFAAKKFEKGYLTRYMDVSVQKDQTRDWFFLKLHAFQACSFWIFQAVCFWWLLNGLVSKTMSPGDFVLVLTLNLHIIENFWNIAKDMRDFWEKMGNIVQGLTIIESPIEIEDSPHAKKLIVTKGEIVFDNVQFQYHDAESLFEHESVIIKSGQKVGLVGYSGSGKSTFVNLILRLFDVTEGRITIDGQDIRQVTQDSLHEAITMIPQDPSLFHRSLVENIAYGRRNATHHEIIAAAKRAYAHEFIVTLAQGYDTQVGERGIRLSGGQRQRIAIARAILKNAPILILDEATSQLDSVTESQIQDSLWDLMQGKTTLVIAHRLSTLLYMDRILVFDQGSIVEDGSHEELLAKGGLYKKLWEAQIGGFLLDNGEDAVHREH; this is encoded by the coding sequence ATGCAATCTCAAGGGGCATTAGCCTTTATCAGGATGGTTATCAAGCCTTTTAGGATATATATTGCAGGGATGATGGTTATTGCTGTAACGTGGGCGCTTATACTCAACGTGCAAGCGTATATAGTCAAACTTGTTTTGAATACGGCAATGGGTGATGGTGACCAGGCTTTTTTACATCACAAGCTTGCTTACTTAATGGGATTGTACCTGTTTTCGGAATTTGTTTATCTTTCTATATTTCGTTGGTACGACTGGATTACGATTCAGCTGCGTCCCAATATTAAGAAGTATATAGCGCTTAATCTTATGGATAGAATGATGGATCATTCCCATAGTTTTTATCAGCGACAATTTGCGGGTAGCTTATCAGCTCGTGTCAATGATATAACAATTGCTATTCCTGACATTCTGCGCATTGTTATTGATCGGTTGATGGCATGCTCACTTATGTTATTGTTTGTGTTATATAACATTTCACAAATTCATATGAAATTTACCATAGCTTTAGGGTTGTGGATTGTTTTATTTCTGGGGATTTCTGTTATTTTGGTTTTCCGTAATCAGCATTTAGCGTATGACGTTGCAGATGCACGCGCAAAGGTGACTGGGTGTATTGTTGATGTGTTAACCAATATGGCTAGCGTTCGTTTTTTTGCTGCGAAGAAATTTGAAAAGGGATATTTAACCCGTTATATGGATGTTTCTGTGCAAAAAGATCAAACAAGGGATTGGTTTTTTTTAAAATTACATGCATTTCAGGCATGTTCATTTTGGATATTTCAAGCAGTTTGCTTTTGGTGGTTACTCAATGGTCTTGTGAGTAAAACCATGAGCCCAGGTGATTTTGTGTTGGTTCTTACGTTGAATTTGCACATTATTGAAAACTTTTGGAACATCGCAAAAGATATGCGAGATTTTTGGGAAAAGATGGGTAATATTGTACAAGGGCTTACGATTATTGAAAGTCCCATTGAAATTGAAGACAGTCCTCATGCTAAAAAGTTAATTGTGACTAAAGGTGAAATTGTATTTGATAATGTGCAGTTTCAATATCACGATGCAGAATCATTGTTTGAACATGAATCAGTAATCATTAAATCTGGTCAAAAAGTTGGGTTGGTTGGTTATTCTGGTAGTGGTAAATCTACTTTTGTTAATTTAATTTTGCGTCTTTTTGATGTCACAGAGGGAAGGATTACCATTGATGGTCAGGATATTAGACAAGTGACGCAAGATAGTTTGCACGAAGCTATTACAATGATCCCTCAAGATCCATCATTGTTTCACCGGTCGTTAGTAGAAAACATTGCGTATGGTCGCAGAAATGCAACGCATCACGAAATAATTGCAGCTGCAAAACGTGCATATGCACATGAATTTATTGTAACTTTGGCTCAAGGATATGACACACAAGTGGGCGAACGTGGCATACGTCTTTCCGGTGGTCAGCGTCAACGTATTGCTATTGCGCGTGCTATTTTAAAAAATGCACCGATTTTGATTCTTGATGAAGCAACAAGTCAGCTTGATTCGGTTACAGAAAGTCAGATTCAAGATAGTTTGTGGGATCTGATGCAAGGTAAAACGACATTGGTTATCGCTCATCGTCTTTCTACATTATTATACATGGATCGCATTTTAGTTTTTGATCAAGGTAGTATTGTGGAAGATGGTTCGCATGAAGAACTTCTTGCAAAAGGTGGACTCTATAAAAAGTTGTGGGAAGCTCAAATTGGTGGCTTCTTGCTTGATAATGGTGAAGATGCGGTGCATAGAGAGCATTAA
- the trxA gene encoding thioredoxin has product MAVSITSENHESEIKQSNKPIILDIYATWCGPCQQMAPMMEELEKEFGNQYKFAKLNVDEAREISIKEYGVTSVPTFVFIKDGVVKGKETGYMSKETFQEKMNAAFGH; this is encoded by the coding sequence ATGGCTGTATCAATTACTTCAGAAAATCATGAATCAGAAATCAAACAATCCAATAAACCAATTATCTTAGACATATATGCTACATGGTGTGGACCGTGCCAACAAATGGCTCCTATGATGGAAGAATTGGAAAAGGAGTTTGGCAATCAATATAAATTTGCCAAACTCAATGTTGATGAAGCACGCGAAATATCAATTAAAGAATATGGAGTTACTTCTGTTCCTACTTTTGTATTCATCAAAGATGGTGTTGTAAAAGGAAAAGAAACTGGGTACATGAGCAAAGAAACGTTTCAAGAAAAAATGAATGCTGCATTTGGACATTAA